Proteins found in one Selenihalanaerobacter shriftii genomic segment:
- a CDS encoding IS30 family transposase yields the protein SEFSELGAIEKLVDTKVYFTHPYSSWERGTNERHNGLIRRFIPKGRSISEFSIEAIGRIQNWCNTLPRKILGYLTPDESFEDQLREILYD from the coding sequence TCTGAATTTTCAGAGCTAGGTGCTATAGAAAAACTAGTTGATACAAAAGTATATTTTACACATCCATATTCATCATGGGAAAGAGGTACCAATGAACGTCATAATGGTCTCATAAGACGTTTTATACCTAAAGGTAGAAGTATAAGTGAATTCTCCATTGAAGCCATTGGTAGAATTCAAAATTGGTGTAACACTTTGCCAAGAAAAATATTAGGATACCTAACCCCTGATGAATCTTTTGAGGATCAACTAAGAGAAATTCTATATGACTAA
- a CDS encoding PucR family transcriptional regulator, which yields MAFTVSDMLQLECFNDFEVIAGEDGLDRSIKAADVMDAPDVYDWIIGGEVIITTAYVMKDDPMAMKNLIIKLEESGAAALCIKLKRFIDELPNEVLEIANQLNFPIIFVPFRYLFSEIINPLLSEVINKQAKKLSISEKIHKSFTQLVIDGGEIEQILDTLLELINRDILFHDFYFDKNYIKSSSDKFKRNVKSLSLDEILAKYEHYSIKIDNDIYGYLILSDEYNRADNEINEKSYEEISLEHAMTVLKLNIQKKISNHQIEAKYRDLFIHDLIFNNIKEVEEVKKRANLYDWEFNDGLVTIIIEINNFNEKYLENSQKLNQTLENVRHNIFFKADRIIKNTFFKAVYTTFSDNIVFLVQDCGEKEFMKVIKKATHKIQNIIEDDTEFKVSIGVGSYKQSIMDIHESYVEAQNAIKISRNFKKDKIIFYDNLGVYKILEKVSDVASVQEFYISCLGDLIKYDNENNANLLDTLEKLVHNDWSIKKTANELYIHYNTVKYRIKRIGEILEVDLQDPEQKFNIAFSLKLLRLNNN from the coding sequence ATGGCCTTTACAGTTAGTGATATGCTCCAACTTGAATGTTTTAATGATTTTGAAGTAATTGCAGGAGAGGATGGATTAGATAGATCGATTAAAGCTGCTGATGTAATGGATGCCCCAGATGTTTATGATTGGATAATAGGTGGAGAAGTTATTATTACTACGGCATATGTTATGAAAGATGATCCTATGGCAATGAAAAATTTAATTATAAAATTAGAAGAATCTGGAGCTGCTGCTTTATGTATTAAACTTAAAAGGTTTATAGATGAATTACCTAATGAAGTTTTAGAAATAGCAAATCAATTAAATTTTCCAATAATATTTGTACCATTTCGCTATTTATTTTCAGAAATCATTAATCCTTTATTATCAGAAGTTATAAATAAACAGGCAAAAAAATTATCCATTTCTGAAAAAATTCATAAATCTTTTACACAGTTAGTAATTGACGGTGGAGAAATTGAACAAATTCTTGATACTTTATTAGAGCTTATTAATAGAGATATTCTTTTTCACGATTTTTATTTTGATAAAAATTATATTAAATCATCGTCAGATAAGTTTAAAAGGAATGTAAAATCACTTTCTTTAGATGAAATTTTAGCTAAATATGAACATTATTCTATAAAAATAGATAATGATATTTATGGATATTTAATTTTATCAGATGAATATAATAGAGCAGATAATGAGATTAATGAGAAGTCATATGAAGAAATTTCTTTAGAACATGCAATGACGGTATTAAAATTGAATATTCAAAAGAAGATATCTAATCATCAAATAGAAGCTAAATATAGAGATCTTTTTATACATGACTTGATTTTTAATAATATTAAAGAAGTAGAAGAAGTCAAAAAAAGAGCTAATTTATATGATTGGGAATTTAATGATGGATTAGTTACTATAATTATTGAGATTAATAATTTTAATGAAAAATATTTGGAAAATTCTCAAAAACTTAATCAAACATTAGAAAATGTAAGACATAATATTTTCTTTAAAGCTGACAGGATTATTAAGAACACATTTTTTAAAGCTGTTTATACTACTTTTAGCGATAATATCGTCTTTCTTGTTCAAGACTGTGGTGAGAAAGAGTTTATGAAAGTTATAAAAAAAGCTACTCATAAAATACAAAATATTATTGAAGATGACACTGAATTTAAAGTAAGTATAGGAGTTGGTAGCTATAAGCAATCAATAATGGATATTCATGAAAGCTATGTTGAGGCACAAAATGCCATAAAAATAAGTAGGAATTTTAAGAAGGATAAAATTATATTTTATGATAATCTAGGGGTTTATAAAATATTAGAAAAAGTTTCTGATGTTGCTTCTGTTCAGGAATTTTATATTTCGTGTTTAGGGGACTTGATTAAGTATGATAATGAAAATAATGCTAATTTATTGGACACTTTAGAGAAATTAGTTCACAATGACTGGAGTATAAAAAAGACTGCCAATGAACTTTATATTCATTATAATACTGTTAAATATAGAATTAAAAGAATTGGTGAAATATTAGAGGTTGACTTACAAGATCCAGAACAGAAGTTTAATATTGCTTTTTCATTAAAATTATTAAGATTAAATAATAATTAG
- a CDS encoding rod shape-determining protein: MVMSFLTAPFSKDIGIDLGTANTLVCSGGKGVLVSEPSVVAIRKDNKEVLKVGEDAKRMIGRTPGNIIAIRPMKDGVIANFEVTEKMLKYFINKVHKRKRLIRPRIIVCIPSGVTEVEKRAVIEAALQAGAREAYLIEEPMAAAIGAGLPIDKPTGNMIVDIGGGTTEVAVISLGGIVNKQSIKVAGDEMDEAIVNYIKDKYRLMTGERTAESIKMDIGTVYEADVKDRLDIRGRDLVSGLPKTIQLSAVEVKEALIEPVNGIISSVKETLEQTPPELSSDIIDKGIIMAGGGSLLTGLGQLLSKETGIPVYLAEDPLNCVVHGTCKVLNQLDSLRDILITSKRIS, encoded by the coding sequence ATGGTAATGAGTTTTTTAACAGCACCATTTTCAAAAGACATAGGAATTGATTTAGGTACTGCTAATACATTAGTCTGCAGTGGAGGAAAAGGGGTATTGGTTTCAGAACCGTCGGTAGTTGCCATTAGAAAAGATAATAAAGAAGTTTTGAAAGTTGGTGAAGATGCCAAAAGGATGATTGGGCGTACACCAGGAAATATTATTGCTATTAGACCAATGAAAGATGGAGTTATTGCTAATTTTGAAGTTACAGAAAAGATGTTAAAGTATTTTATAAATAAAGTTCATAAAAGAAAAAGGCTAATAAGGCCAAGAATAATTGTTTGTATTCCTTCTGGAGTTACTGAGGTCGAGAAGAGGGCAGTGATAGAAGCGGCTTTACAAGCAGGGGCTAGAGAGGCTTATTTAATTGAGGAACCTATGGCTGCAGCTATTGGTGCAGGTTTACCAATTGATAAACCAACAGGAAATATGATAGTAGATATTGGAGGAGGTACTACTGAAGTAGCGGTTATTTCTTTAGGAGGTATAGTTAATAAACAATCAATTAAGGTTGCTGGTGATGAAATGGATGAAGCTATTGTAAATTATATTAAGGATAAATATAGATTAATGACTGGAGAAAGAACTGCTGAATCTATAAAGATGGATATCGGGACAGTTTATGAAGCAGATGTAAAGGATAGATTAGATATAAGAGGAAGAGATTTAGTAAGTGGTTTACCAAAGACAATTCAGCTTAGTGCTGTTGAAGTAAAAGAAGCATTAATTGAACCAGTTAACGGTATAATTAGTTCAGTGAAAGAAACCTTAGAGCAGACTCCACCAGAGCTATCATCTGATATTATAGATAAAGGAATTATTATGGCAGGAGGAGGTTCATTATTGACTGGTTTAGGACAATTATTAAGTAAGGAGACAGGAATACCGGTCTATTTAGCTGAAGACCCACTTAATTGTGTTGTTCATGGTACTTGTAAGGTTTTAAATCAATTAGATTCTTTACGTGATATTTTAATTACTTCTAAGCGTATATCCTAA
- the speB gene encoding agmatinase: MENKQNNQPASALNSPRFCNTGTFMRLPKLEMTEDLDFAVVGVPFDTASSFRTGSRFGPSAIRNMSALIKPNNVHLEVNVLENLNGADYGDVNIIPGYIEPTFKKIEEELGEIISNGIIPIIFGGDHSISLPNLRAIAKQHGPVAMVHLDSHADINDEVFGQKYNHGTPFRRAVEEGLIDPAHTIQIGMRGSLYDPDEHKIAEKELGFRLIPAHEVREIGIDTTIEEIRNRVGDRKVFLTFDIDFIDPAYAPGTGTPEVGGFTSAETLKIIRALKELNFVGCDIVEVAPQYDPTDMTAFMAANLGFEFISILASKKKVTQ; encoded by the coding sequence GTGGAGAATAAACAAAATAATCAACCGGCAAGTGCTTTAAATTCACCGAGATTTTGTAATACAGGTACATTTATGCGTTTGCCTAAATTGGAAATGACAGAAGACTTAGATTTTGCTGTTGTTGGAGTACCTTTTGATACTGCTAGTTCATTTAGGACAGGTTCAAGATTTGGACCAAGTGCTATTAGAAATATGTCGGCGCTTATTAAACCAAATAATGTGCATTTAGAGGTAAATGTTTTAGAAAATTTAAATGGTGCAGATTATGGAGATGTTAATATTATCCCTGGTTACATTGAACCAACTTTTAAAAAAATTGAAGAAGAATTAGGAGAAATAATTAGTAATGGAATAATTCCTATAATATTTGGTGGAGATCATTCAATTTCACTTCCAAACTTAAGAGCTATAGCTAAGCAACATGGACCAGTTGCAATGGTACATCTTGATTCACATGCTGATATAAATGATGAGGTATTTGGACAAAAGTATAATCATGGAACTCCATTCCGGCGGGCAGTAGAAGAAGGACTGATTGATCCTGCTCATACGATTCAAATTGGAATGAGAGGTTCATTATATGATCCAGATGAACATAAAATTGCTGAAAAAGAATTAGGATTTAGGCTTATACCTGCCCATGAAGTTAGAGAAATAGGTATTGATACTACAATAGAAGAAATTAGAAATAGAGTGGGAGATAGAAAAGTATTTTTAACTTTTGATATTGATTTTATTGATCCTGCTTATGCTCCTGGGACAGGAACTCCTGAAGTGGGCGGTTTCACATCGGCTGAAACATTAAAGATTATTCGTGCACTTAAAGAATTGAATTTTGTTGGTTGTGATATTGTTGAAGTTGCTCCACAATATGATCCAACAGATATGACAGCTTTTATGGCAGCTAATTTAGGATTTGAATTTAT